In Acidimicrobiia bacterium, a genomic segment contains:
- a CDS encoding NUDIX hydrolase, whose protein sequence is MTPVREAATLILVADRPDLHVFMLRRNPRSVFGPGASVFPGGAIDPADRDAALTQRVVGLDDRAASARLGVPAAGLRIWVAALRETLEEAGIVLAPSPPDAVALEGARIALNTGERGFADLLRAHELTLDAGDVHLFSHWLTPEGAPRRYDTWFLVAPAPAGQEGSHDDGELVHSQWVRPADAIAGHERGDLELIFPTYRTLRVLETFGTATALLDAVRAANADATQPPLVVADASGQRVALNDEERATATRGWRALTSQPHVDLAAMDADYRPGPASLAGRRGVA, encoded by the coding sequence GTGACTCCCGTGCGCGAGGCGGCGACGCTCATCTTGGTCGCCGACCGCCCTGACCTGCATGTCTTCATGCTCCGGCGCAACCCGCGGTCGGTGTTCGGCCCTGGCGCATCGGTCTTCCCGGGCGGCGCGATCGATCCCGCCGACCGCGACGCGGCCTTGACACAGCGGGTCGTCGGGCTCGACGACCGCGCCGCGAGCGCCCGGCTCGGTGTCCCCGCCGCCGGCCTTCGGATCTGGGTCGCGGCGCTGCGGGAGACGCTCGAGGAAGCCGGGATCGTCCTCGCCCCGAGTCCGCCCGATGCCGTCGCGCTCGAAGGCGCCCGGATCGCGCTCAACACGGGCGAGCGCGGATTCGCCGACCTGCTGCGCGCGCACGAACTGACCCTCGACGCCGGCGACGTCCACCTCTTCTCCCACTGGCTCACGCCCGAGGGCGCGCCCCGTCGCTACGACACGTGGTTCCTCGTCGCGCCCGCGCCCGCGGGACAAGAGGGCAGTCACGACGACGGCGAGCTCGTGCACTCCCAGTGGGTCCGGCCCGCCGACGCGATCGCGGGTCACGAGCGCGGCGATCTCGAGCTCATCTTCCCGACCTACCGCACGCTGCGCGTGCTCGAGACGTTCGGCACGGCGACCGCGTTGCTCGACGCAGTGCGAGCGGCGAACGCCGACGCGACGCAGCCTCCCCTCGTCGTCGCCGACGCGTCGGGTCAACGGGTCGCGCTGAACGACGAGGAACGCGCCACCGCCACGCGCGGCTGGCGCGCGCTGACCTCGCAGCCTCATGTCGATCTCGCGGCGATGGACGCCGACTACCGACCCGGGCCCGCGAGCCTCGCCGGTCGACGAGGTGTCGCCTGA
- the selA gene encoding L-seryl-tRNA(Sec) selenium transferase, which yields MDPRRSLPSVEQVLAALAAGGSTAGLPHPVVVECARQAVKHAGEGLGRNGADDATAVFDAVVRAAADRLASRRAGLLGPVVNATGVLLHTNLGRAPLGADAIEAMRAAAGYTNLEYGLDTGRRGSRQDHAAALLALACGAEAGLVVNNNAAAVLLVLAALARGRDVIVSRGELVEIGGGFRVPEILAETGARLVEVGTTNRTRRADYERAITDDTALVLKVHASNYRMVGFTEATPVAELATLGPAVVVDAGSGLLDTRTPWLASPPKWLGDEPGVRQCLAAGAQLVTFSGDKLLGGPQAGVIVGRAAVVAQLAQHPLARALRPDKVTLAALEAVALAYLRDDGAEVPLWRMAATPVAALRDRARAIANRMPEATVVDTEAAAGGGSVPGRTIPSAGVALEVLDVDAALACLRVERIVAIGRDGAVVCDLRTVDPEDDERLGRALHSLIER from the coding sequence ATGGACCCGCGGCGGTCGTTGCCGAGCGTCGAGCAGGTGCTCGCGGCGCTCGCCGCCGGCGGTTCGACCGCCGGCCTGCCGCATCCGGTCGTCGTCGAGTGCGCCCGCCAGGCGGTGAAGCACGCCGGCGAAGGGCTCGGGCGCAACGGCGCCGACGACGCGACGGCCGTGTTCGACGCCGTCGTGCGCGCCGCCGCCGATCGCCTCGCGTCCCGGCGCGCCGGCCTCCTCGGGCCGGTCGTGAACGCGACCGGCGTGTTGCTGCACACGAACCTCGGGCGCGCCCCACTCGGCGCCGACGCGATCGAGGCCATGCGCGCGGCCGCGGGCTACACGAACCTCGAGTACGGGCTCGATACCGGCCGGCGCGGCTCGCGCCAGGACCACGCGGCCGCGTTGCTCGCGCTCGCGTGCGGAGCGGAAGCCGGGCTCGTCGTCAACAACAACGCGGCCGCGGTGCTGCTCGTGCTCGCGGCGCTCGCGCGCGGTCGTGACGTGATCGTGTCGCGCGGCGAGCTCGTCGAGATCGGCGGCGGCTTCCGCGTGCCCGAGATCCTCGCGGAGACCGGCGCGCGCCTCGTCGAGGTCGGCACGACGAACCGCACGCGCCGCGCCGACTACGAACGCGCGATCACCGACGACACCGCGCTCGTGTTGAAGGTGCACGCGTCGAACTACCGCATGGTCGGCTTCACCGAGGCGACGCCGGTCGCCGAGCTCGCGACGCTCGGTCCTGCGGTCGTCGTCGACGCGGGTTCGGGTTTGCTCGACACGCGCACGCCCTGGCTCGCGTCGCCACCGAAGTGGCTGGGCGACGAGCCCGGCGTGCGCCAGTGCCTCGCCGCGGGCGCGCAACTCGTCACGTTCTCGGGCGACAAGCTGCTCGGCGGTCCGCAGGCGGGTGTGATCGTCGGCCGGGCGGCGGTCGTCGCGCAGCTTGCGCAGCACCCGCTGGCACGCGCGCTGCGGCCCGACAAGGTGACGCTCGCGGCGCTCGAAGCGGTCGCGCTCGCGTACCTCCGCGACGACGGCGCGGAAGTGCCGCTGTGGCGCATGGCCGCGACACCGGTCGCAGCATTGCGTGACCGCGCACGCGCGATCGCGAACAGGATGCCGGAAGCGACGGTGGTCGACACGGAGGCCGCGGCGGGCGGGGGCTCGGTACCCGGCCGCACGATCCCGTCGGCCGGCGTTGCGCTCGAGGTGCTCGACGTCGACGCCGCGCTCGCGTGCCTGCGCGTCGAGCGCATCGTGGCGATCGGACGCGACGGTGCGGTCGTCTGCGACCTGCGCACCGTCGATCCGGAGGACGACGAACGGTTGGGCCGCGCGCTGCACTCGCTGATCGAGCGCTGA
- a CDS encoding Mrp/NBP35 family ATP-binding protein, giving the protein MASPQAPDATAVRSILAGVRDPELGASIVDLGMLRDVEVSPDGDVRVKVALTTAGCPLRGQIKADVISKVHGLPGVRAVDVEYAEMTQAERSAVMQRARLEATNRAPETEVGATTRVLAIASGKGGVGKSSVTVNLAAALAAQGLSVGVLDADIWGFSVPRMLGVSGRLGAKKDAADQSKIEPSVIEVANLDDPSGPKGSIAVVSMGLLVDDEDTALMWRGLILSKALEQFLTDVRWGALDYLLLDMPPGTGDIQMALSRLLPQTEMLVVTTPAKNAQKVAARVADMARRSYLKVLGVVENMSELVTPDGQHFAIFGSGGGKRLAALTGAPLIGEIPIEPAVSTGGDEGRPAVLAVPDGPAATEFRRIARRIVDELLPPVEMAGCTARILELASKAASATRAS; this is encoded by the coding sequence ATGGCCAGTCCGCAAGCCCCCGACGCCACGGCGGTGCGGAGCATCCTGGCCGGGGTCCGTGACCCGGAGCTGGGCGCCAGCATCGTCGACCTCGGGATGCTGCGCGACGTCGAGGTCTCGCCCGACGGCGACGTGCGGGTGAAGGTGGCGCTGACCACCGCGGGCTGTCCGCTCCGGGGTCAGATCAAGGCCGACGTGATCTCGAAGGTCCACGGCCTGCCCGGCGTGCGGGCGGTCGACGTCGAGTACGCGGAGATGACGCAAGCCGAGCGCTCGGCGGTCATGCAGCGCGCGCGGCTCGAGGCGACGAATCGCGCGCCCGAGACCGAGGTCGGCGCGACGACGCGCGTCCTCGCGATCGCGAGTGGCAAGGGCGGCGTCGGCAAGTCGTCGGTGACGGTGAACCTCGCGGCCGCGCTCGCCGCGCAGGGGCTCTCCGTCGGCGTGCTCGACGCCGACATCTGGGGATTCAGCGTGCCGCGCATGCTCGGCGTGTCGGGCCGGCTCGGCGCGAAGAAGGACGCGGCCGACCAGAGCAAGATCGAACCGTCCGTCATCGAGGTCGCGAACCTCGACGACCCGTCGGGACCCAAGGGCAGCATCGCGGTCGTGTCGATGGGTCTGCTCGTCGACGACGAGGACACCGCGCTGATGTGGCGGGGCCTGATCCTGTCGAAGGCCCTCGAGCAGTTCCTCACCGACGTGCGCTGGGGCGCGCTCGACTACCTGCTGCTCGACATGCCGCCCGGCACCGGCGACATCCAGATGGCGCTGTCGCGCCTCCTGCCGCAGACCGAGATGCTCGTCGTCACCACACCGGCGAAGAACGCGCAGAAGGTTGCGGCGCGTGTCGCCGACATGGCGCGCCGCAGCTATCTCAAGGTGCTCGGTGTCGTCGAGAACATGTCGGAGCTCGTGACGCCGGACGGCCAGCACTTCGCGATCTTCGGCAGCGGTGGAGGCAAGCGTCTCGCCGCCCTCACGGGCGCGCCGCTCATCGGCGAGATCCCGATCGAGCCCGCGGTGTCGACCGGCGGCGACGAGGGCCGACCCGCGGTGCTCGCGGTGCCCGACGGGCCCGCCGCGACCGAGTTCCGCCGCATCGCGCGCCGCATCGTCGACGAGCTGCTCCCGCCGGTGGAGATGGCGGGCTGCACCGCGCGCATCCTCGAGCTCGCCTCGAAGGCCGCGTCGGCGACGCGCGCTTCCTAG
- a CDS encoding 2Fe-2S iron-sulfur cluster-binding protein has product MSDRVSFSCDGAPVDVPIAAGETLLTVLRERLGLVSVKDGCAPQGQCGCCTVLVDGEPRVACVTPAARVEGRGVTTVDGLDPGVRDRLVDGFVACGGSQCGFCTPGIIVRAASLLEQGKTARADIDRALAAHLCRCTGWLPIVDAIERAVAPEAVAVARDLAAAARRAEMEGGVAQDVDRNVPRGAAGFADDTAPRDALVAVPRAPGVSTQSETAYGVDWVVGESLHAARVAAGKVQGRRTTRSDPVALAVPDAPAGGVALATGWVEPAYLEPDASWCAPGGEPASPLANGGAFGGKAASIAPAAARELADRLARPVRVVLAREDTVRLGPKRAPVAATARFGDGTVVVDGRVARGGEHAFADLPVAYGIDVESRWEPVDVVGPPVSDGLRAFGLAEQAVLVEGALTEAGVDRAAIATERAATVLLDTAVVAPSGACAGARVAIDPERGHLTGVEVRVAAGDPLDETVLRSYCMGAVHMALGWVLSESLAIDPVDGAPLDLTIRSFGVIRARDLPAVTIELVDDDGPPLARASDAVFAAVAAATWNALTTAEGARPRAFPARETRTARTLRQAL; this is encoded by the coding sequence GTGTCCGATCGGGTGAGCTTCTCGTGCGACGGCGCGCCCGTCGATGTCCCGATCGCCGCGGGCGAGACGCTCCTCACGGTGCTGCGTGAGCGCCTCGGTCTCGTGTCGGTGAAGGACGGGTGCGCACCGCAGGGTCAATGCGGGTGCTGCACGGTCCTCGTCGACGGCGAGCCCCGCGTCGCGTGCGTGACGCCGGCCGCGCGCGTCGAGGGCCGCGGGGTCACGACCGTCGACGGGCTCGACCCGGGTGTACGCGACCGGCTGGTCGACGGCTTCGTCGCGTGCGGCGGATCGCAATGCGGCTTCTGCACGCCCGGGATCATCGTGCGCGCCGCGTCGCTGCTCGAGCAGGGGAAGACGGCGCGGGCCGACATCGACCGCGCGCTCGCCGCGCACCTGTGCCGCTGCACGGGATGGCTTCCGATCGTCGATGCGATCGAGCGTGCTGTGGCGCCGGAGGCGGTCGCGGTCGCGCGCGACCTGGCGGCCGCGGCGCGCCGTGCCGAGATGGAGGGCGGGGTCGCGCAAGACGTCGATCGAAACGTGCCGCGCGGCGCGGCCGGATTCGCCGACGACACCGCGCCGCGCGACGCGCTGGTCGCCGTGCCGCGCGCGCCGGGCGTGTCGACGCAGTCGGAGACCGCGTATGGCGTCGACTGGGTCGTTGGGGAGTCGCTGCACGCGGCGCGTGTCGCAGCCGGCAAGGTGCAGGGGCGCCGCACGACCCGCAGCGATCCGGTCGCACTCGCCGTACCCGACGCGCCGGCGGGCGGCGTCGCACTCGCGACCGGATGGGTCGAGCCCGCGTACCTCGAGCCCGACGCGTCGTGGTGCGCGCCCGGTGGCGAACCGGCGTCGCCGCTCGCGAACGGTGGCGCGTTCGGCGGCAAGGCCGCGTCGATCGCGCCGGCCGCGGCGCGCGAGCTCGCCGATCGCCTCGCCCGGCCGGTGCGGGTCGTGCTCGCGCGTGAGGACACCGTGCGGCTGGGTCCGAAACGTGCTCCGGTCGCCGCGACCGCGCGCTTCGGCGACGGCACGGTCGTCGTCGACGGTCGCGTCGCGCGCGGTGGTGAGCACGCGTTCGCGGATCTCCCGGTGGCCTACGGCATCGATGTCGAGTCGCGCTGGGAGCCGGTCGACGTCGTGGGTCCGCCGGTGTCGGATGGCTTGCGGGCATTCGGCCTCGCGGAGCAGGCCGTGCTCGTCGAGGGCGCGCTCACCGAAGCGGGCGTCGACCGCGCCGCGATCGCGACCGAGCGGGCCGCAACGGTTCTGCTCGACACTGCGGTCGTCGCGCCCTCGGGCGCGTGCGCGGGTGCGCGCGTCGCGATCGATCCCGAGCGCGGGCACCTCACGGGGGTCGAGGTGCGCGTCGCGGCCGGTGACCCCCTCGACGAGACCGTGCTGCGCTCGTACTGCATGGGTGCGGTGCACATGGCGCTCGGCTGGGTGCTGTCGGAGTCGCTCGCGATCGATCCCGTCGACGGCGCGCCGCTCGACCTCACGATCCGCTCGTTCGGTGTGATCCGCGCGCGCGATCTCCCGGCGGTCACGATCGAGCTCGTCGACGACGACGGTCCGCCGCTCGCACGCGCGAGCGACGCGGTGTTCGCCGCGGTCGCCGCCGCGACCTGGAACGCGCTCACCACCGCGGAAGGTGCGCGCCCACGCGCGTTCCCCGCACGCGAGACGCGCACCGCGCGCACCCTCCGACAGGCGTTGTAG
- the erpA gene encoding iron-sulfur cluster insertion protein ErpA, with the protein MIALTDAASTKVKELLDAEGNPQMFLRVAVRPGGCSGMSYEMFFDSDLAADDIRTEFGPVNVVVDPASEQYLTGATLDFKDGLQGAGFSINNPNVTRTCGCGQSFS; encoded by the coding sequence ATGATCGCGCTCACCGACGCAGCCTCGACGAAGGTCAAGGAGCTCCTCGACGCCGAGGGGAACCCGCAGATGTTCCTCCGGGTCGCAGTGCGCCCGGGCGGTTGCTCGGGGATGAGCTACGAGATGTTCTTCGACAGCGACCTCGCCGCCGACGACATCCGCACCGAGTTCGGTCCCGTGAACGTCGTCGTCGACCCCGCGAGCGAGCAGTACCTCACCGGCGCGACGCTCGACTTCAAGGACGGCCTCCAGGGCGCCGGGTTCTCGATCAACAACCCGAACGTCACCCGCACCTGCGGCTGCGGCCAATCCTTCTCGTAG
- a CDS encoding helix-turn-helix domain-containing protein, whose amino-acid sequence MDPLAVIQALGDETRALLYRELAGSPRPLGAPQLAERLGLHTNTVRMHLERMREAGLVDVESVHRGTVGRPQHVYTLASDAPGLDFDPPAHAVLAGLLAAMAERLGGDAIDAEATGREFGLQSARRTPSGKCVDVLVQQLTALGFDPAVEQDGDGTRIAFLQCPFRDLAEAYPELVCNLHRGICAGTLESAGGGNMEHFSTLYDHDPCHVRVVAGSAK is encoded by the coding sequence ATGGACCCGCTCGCAGTGATCCAGGCGCTCGGCGACGAGACGCGTGCGTTGCTGTACCGCGAGCTCGCAGGTTCGCCCCGCCCGCTCGGTGCGCCCCAGCTCGCGGAGCGCCTCGGCCTGCACACGAACACCGTGCGCATGCACCTCGAGCGGATGCGCGAGGCCGGGCTCGTCGACGTCGAGTCCGTGCACCGGGGCACGGTCGGCCGGCCCCAGCACGTGTACACGCTCGCGAGCGACGCGCCGGGGCTCGACTTCGATCCACCCGCGCACGCGGTGCTCGCGGGTCTGCTCGCGGCGATGGCCGAGCGGTTGGGCGGCGACGCGATCGACGCCGAGGCGACGGGCCGCGAATTCGGCCTCCAGTCGGCGCGCCGCACCCCGTCGGGCAAGTGCGTCGACGTGCTCGTACAGCAGTTGACGGCACTGGGCTTCGACCCGGCGGTCGAGCAGGACGGCGACGGCACCCGCATCGCGTTCCTGCAGTGCCCGTTCCGCGACCTCGCCGAGGCCTATCCCGAGCTGGTGTGCAACCTGCACCGCGGGATCTGCGCCGGCACGCTCGAATCGGCCGGTGGCGGAAACATGGAACACTTCTCCACGTTGTACGACCACGACCCCTGCCACGTGCGGGTCGTGGCCGGATCCGCCAAGTAA
- a CDS encoding ABC transporter ATP-binding protein — protein sequence MSAVVVDDLHKSYGEVEAVRGVSFEIAEGEVFALLGPNGAGKTTIVEILEGFRERSRGSVRVLGSDPADGGREWRERVGIVLQTCGIDPFFSVTETLRSTARVYPHPRPVDEVIELVGLTEQAGTRVMRLSGGQQRRLDLALALVGDPDIVFLDEPTTGFDPSARRASWDLIEGLCRLGKTVLLTTHYMEEAQRLADRIVVISQGAIVADGTPETIGGRDSAATVVRFVLPAGAVLGDLPIAGAMLDDDGLVSIRTDGPTRVLHELTAWALARGGELASLEVQRPSLEDVYLDLTR from the coding sequence ATGAGCGCAGTCGTCGTCGACGACCTGCACAAGTCCTACGGCGAGGTCGAGGCCGTGCGCGGCGTCAGCTTCGAGATCGCCGAGGGCGAGGTGTTCGCGCTGCTCGGCCCGAACGGCGCGGGCAAGACGACGATCGTCGAGATCCTCGAAGGATTCCGCGAGCGTTCGCGCGGCTCGGTGCGCGTGCTCGGCTCCGATCCCGCCGACGGCGGGCGCGAGTGGCGTGAGCGCGTCGGCATCGTGTTGCAGACGTGCGGCATCGATCCGTTCTTCAGCGTGACCGAGACGCTCCGCTCGACCGCGCGCGTGTACCCGCACCCGCGTCCCGTCGACGAGGTGATCGAGCTCGTCGGACTCACCGAGCAGGCAGGCACGCGTGTGATGCGACTCTCGGGCGGTCAGCAGCGCCGCCTCGACCTCGCGCTCGCGCTCGTCGGCGATCCCGACATCGTCTTCCTCGACGAGCCGACGACCGGCTTCGACCCGTCGGCGCGCCGCGCGTCGTGGGATCTCATCGAAGGCTTGTGCCGGCTCGGCAAGACCGTGCTGCTCACGACGCACTACATGGAGGAGGCGCAGCGGCTCGCCGATCGCATCGTCGTGATCTCGCAGGGCGCGATCGTCGCCGACGGCACGCCCGAGACGATCGGCGGACGCGACTCCGCCGCGACCGTCGTGCGGTTCGTTCTGCCCGCGGGCGCGGTGCTCGGCGACCTTCCGATCGCGGGCGCCATGCTCGACGACGACGGTCTCGTGTCGATCCGCACCGACGGTCCGACGCGCGTGCTGCACGAGCTCACGGCGTGGGCGCTCGCGCGCGGCGGCGAGCTCGCGAGCCTCGAGGTGCAACGTCCCTCGCTCGAAGACGTCTACCTGGACCTCACCCGATGA
- a CDS encoding MBL fold metallo-hydrolase yields MADMTPGVASALSPLVRRVVAPNPGLMTGPGTNTYLVGIDEVAVIDPGPDEKTHVDAIIGASMAERVRWVLLTHTHPDHWPAAVTIAKKTGAQIAGFGKFPKADGVTLKLDRVLNDGDVVEGTEFGLEVLHTPGHAPNHLCFLLEEERVLFTGDHVLDGTTTVVSPQRGGDMAQYLASLDRLRKLRRIARICPAHGDVIEEPQARLDEYMKHRRLRERQILKLLGEGPTKVTDIVGRLYTDTPEGLLDMAGRQVHAHLIKLKNEGKVEGTGVRSAWKLA; encoded by the coding sequence ATGGCCGACATGACACCCGGAGTCGCGAGCGCGCTCTCGCCGTTGGTGCGGCGCGTCGTCGCACCCAATCCCGGTCTGATGACCGGCCCCGGAACGAACACGTATCTCGTCGGCATCGACGAGGTTGCCGTGATCGACCCGGGACCCGACGAGAAGACGCACGTCGATGCCATCATCGGCGCGTCGATGGCCGAGCGCGTGCGCTGGGTGCTGCTCACGCACACGCACCCCGACCACTGGCCCGCGGCCGTCACCATCGCGAAGAAGACGGGCGCGCAGATCGCGGGGTTCGGCAAGTTCCCGAAGGCCGACGGGGTGACCCTGAAGCTCGACCGCGTGCTGAACGACGGCGATGTCGTCGAGGGCACGGAGTTCGGTCTCGAGGTGCTGCACACGCCGGGGCACGCGCCGAACCACCTGTGCTTCCTCCTCGAAGAGGAGCGCGTGCTCTTCACCGGCGACCACGTGCTCGACGGCACCACGACCGTCGTGAGCCCGCAGCGCGGCGGCGACATGGCGCAGTACCTCGCGTCGCTCGACCGGTTGCGCAAGCTGCGCCGCATCGCGCGCATCTGTCCCGCGCACGGTGACGTGATCGAGGAACCGCAGGCGCGTCTCGACGAGTACATGAAGCACCGCCGCCTGCGCGAGCGCCAGATCCTGAAGCTGCTCGGTGAGGGACCGACGAAGGTCACCGACATCGTCGGCCGCCTCTACACCGATACGCCCGAGGGCCTGCTCGACATGGCCGGCCGCCAGGTCCACGCCCATCTCATCAAGCTGAAGAACGAGGGCAAGGTGGAGGGCACCGGCGTGCGCTCCGCGTGGAAGCTCGCGTAG
- a CDS encoding ABC transporter permease encodes MSDAALLGDQFVEEQKRFWRNPTSAVFTALFPVMFLVIFAALNSNNRIKELHDIRFAQYYVPSIVAFTIFSACFVNLAIATTFRREMGLLKRVRSTPLPPAIFIGGVILSALFVGAFLSVLVTLVGVVFYGVHFYAARLLALVVTFAISSASCCALGLGITTFLPNADAAPAVVNFIYFPIVFISGTFYPIDSGSALAKIANVFPVRHVILAVFAGFDPVRSGAGFEWNHLVVIAVWGLAGLFVAVRRFRWEPSK; translated from the coding sequence ATGAGCGACGCCGCCCTGCTCGGCGACCAGTTCGTCGAGGAGCAGAAGCGCTTCTGGCGCAACCCGACGAGCGCGGTCTTCACCGCGCTGTTCCCGGTGATGTTCCTCGTGATCTTCGCGGCGTTGAACTCGAACAACCGGATCAAGGAGCTGCACGACATCCGCTTCGCGCAGTACTACGTGCCGTCGATCGTCGCGTTCACGATCTTCTCGGCGTGCTTCGTGAACCTCGCGATCGCGACGACGTTCCGGCGCGAGATGGGTCTGCTGAAGCGGGTTCGTTCGACGCCGCTGCCGCCCGCGATCTTCATCGGCGGTGTCATCCTCAGCGCGTTGTTCGTCGGCGCGTTCCTGTCGGTGCTCGTCACGCTCGTCGGCGTCGTGTTCTACGGCGTGCACTTCTACGCGGCGCGACTGCTCGCCCTCGTCGTGACGTTCGCGATCTCGTCGGCGTCGTGCTGCGCGCTCGGTCTCGGCATCACGACGTTCCTGCCGAACGCCGACGCCGCGCCCGCGGTCGTCAACTTCATCTACTTCCCGATCGTGTTCATCTCGGGAACCTTCTATCCGATCGACTCCGGCTCGGCGCTCGCGAAGATCGCGAACGTGTTCCCGGTGCGCCACGTGATCCTCGCGGTCTTCGCGGGCTTCGATCCGGTGCGTAGCGGCGCCGGATTCGAGTGGAACCACCTCGTCGTGATCGCGGTGTGGGGACTCGCGGGCCTCTTCGTCGCGGTGCGACGGTTCCGTTGGGAGCCGTCGAAGTAG
- the selB gene encoding selenocysteine-specific translation elongation factor produces MRVVATAGHVDHGKSTLVLALTGTDPDRFPEEKARGLTIDLGFAFTELGGDVVGFVDVPGHIRFIKNMLAGVGAVEVAMLVVAANEGWKPQTEEHARILELLGVGHGLVVVTKADLVDTDTLELAQLELADRFEHRPLGDWPVVVADAVSGRGLDDVKATLTRVLAAAPAAADRGRPRLWVDRSFAARGAGTVVTGTLGGGSLAVDDEVVVEPSGRRARVRGIESHHDRLTRAEPGARVAVNLAGIERGDVARGDALVVPGQWLPVTAFDAELTMVPGEEPVTRGVLQAHVGSGVHPAHVRALDDPRFVRVRLAGTHLPLAPGDRLVLRSSARRTTVAGATVLDVAPTRRAADAPARLDRPLGERVLAARPWARANDVDALAGTDLAGAQTMLDAVVAGGHAAVVGVWTVATDTRDALLARAVAVTERHERDHPVERGIDLAVLASRLDLDVPRLRAVLATDERLRVERDVVSTGAASTLPADAQRFLDALRAAPFAPPSPAEVGVGADVVRVLVKDGAVVALDGIYFAAEAVEEARRRVSRALDTRPALKLSDVRDLLGSTRKFVVPIATRLDSEGITRRRGDERIAGPRAANYSSGG; encoded by the coding sequence ATGCGCGTCGTCGCGACCGCGGGTCATGTCGATCACGGCAAGTCGACGCTCGTGCTCGCGCTCACCGGCACCGATCCGGATCGCTTCCCGGAGGAGAAGGCGCGCGGGCTGACGATCGACCTCGGCTTCGCGTTCACAGAGCTCGGCGGCGACGTCGTCGGCTTCGTCGACGTGCCCGGTCACATCCGCTTCATCAAGAACATGCTCGCCGGGGTCGGCGCGGTCGAGGTCGCGATGCTCGTCGTCGCCGCCAACGAGGGTTGGAAGCCGCAGACCGAAGAGCACGCGCGCATCCTCGAGCTGCTCGGCGTCGGGCACGGGCTCGTCGTCGTCACGAAGGCCGACCTCGTCGACACCGACACGCTCGAGCTCGCGCAGCTGGAGCTCGCGGACCGCTTCGAGCACCGGCCGCTCGGCGACTGGCCCGTGGTCGTGGCCGACGCGGTGTCGGGTCGTGGTCTCGACGACGTGAAGGCCACGCTCACGCGCGTGCTCGCGGCCGCGCCCGCGGCGGCCGATCGTGGTCGTCCGCGACTTTGGGTCGACCGTTCGTTCGCGGCGCGCGGCGCGGGAACGGTCGTCACGGGGACGCTCGGCGGCGGATCGCTCGCGGTCGACGACGAGGTCGTGGTCGAGCCGTCGGGTCGGCGGGCGCGGGTGCGCGGTATCGAGTCGCACCACGACCGGCTGACACGCGCGGAGCCGGGCGCACGCGTCGCCGTGAACCTCGCGGGCATCGAGCGGGGCGACGTCGCGCGCGGCGACGCGCTCGTCGTGCCCGGCCAGTGGTTGCCGGTGACCGCGTTCGACGCGGAGCTCACGATGGTGCCGGGCGAGGAGCCGGTGACGCGCGGTGTGCTCCAGGCGCACGTCGGCTCGGGTGTGCATCCCGCGCACGTGCGCGCGCTCGACGATCCGCGCTTCGTGCGCGTCCGCCTCGCCGGCACGCACCTCCCTCTCGCGCCGGGCGACCGGCTCGTGCTGCGATCGTCGGCTCGACGCACGACCGTCGCGGGCGCGACCGTGCTCGACGTCGCGCCGACTCGACGCGCCGCGGACGCGCCCGCGCGCCTCGACCGACCGCTCGGTGAACGTGTGCTCGCGGCGCGGCCGTGGGCGCGCGCCAACGACGTCGACGCGCTCGCAGGCACGGATCTCGCCGGCGCGCAGACAATGCTCGACGCGGTCGTCGCCGGGGGCCACGCGGCGGTCGTCGGCGTGTGGACGGTCGCGACCGACACTCGAGACGCGCTGCTCGCGCGCGCCGTCGCGGTGACCGAGCGCCACGAGCGCGACCACCCCGTCGAGCGCGGCATCGATCTCGCGGTGCTCGCGTCGCGCCTCGATCTCGACGTTCCCCGCCTGCGCGCGGTGCTCGCGACCGACGAACGGCTACGCGTGGAGCGCGACGTGGTGTCGACCGGCGCCGCATCGACACTGCCGGCGGACGCGCAGCGGTTTCTCGACGCATTGCGCGCCGCGCCGTTCGCGCCGCCGTCGCCGGCAGAGGTAGGCGTCGGCGCCGACGTGGTGCGCGTGCTCGTGAAGGACGGCGCGGTCGTGGCGCTCGACGGGATCTACTTCGCCGCGGAAGCGGTCGAGGAGGCGCGCCGGCGCGTGAGCCGCGCGCTCGA